A DNA window from Mesoplasma coleopterae contains the following coding sequences:
- the rplA gene encoding 50S ribosomal protein L1, translating to MAKISKRMKNVKGLVDKQKVYTLDEAIKLAKETSTTKFDSTVELSFNLNIDPRKADQQIRGALVLPAGTGKTQKVLVLTNTKVKEAQEAGADFVGGEELITKIQKENWFEFDVIVATPEMMAKLGAIGKVLGPKGLMPNPKTGTVTMDVAKAIDEIKKGKIEFRADKEGNIHTIIGKASFTAEQLKENFTTILNEMRRVKPQTVKGDYIINTTISTTMGPGIKVEIN from the coding sequence TCAAAAAGAATGAAAAACGTTAAAGGTTTAGTAGACAAACAAAAAGTTTACACACTTGACGAAGCAATTAAATTAGCAAAAGAAACTTCAACAACTAAATTTGATTCAACTGTTGAATTATCATTTAACTTAAACATTGATCCAAGAAAAGCAGATCAACAAATCCGTGGAGCATTAGTATTGCCAGCTGGAACAGGTAAAACTCAAAAAGTTTTAGTTTTAACAAATACTAAAGTTAAAGAAGCTCAAGAAGCAGGTGCTGACTTTGTTGGTGGAGAAGAATTAATTACAAAAATCCAAAAAGAAAACTGATTTGAATTTGATGTAATTGTTGCTACACCAGAAATGATGGCTAAATTAGGAGCAATCGGAAAAGTTTTAGGGCCAAAAGGATTAATGCCTAACCCAAAAACTGGAACAGTTACAATGGACGTTGCTAAAGCAATTGATGAAATTAAAAAAGGAAAAATTGAATTCCGTGCAGATAAAGAAGGAAATATCCACACAATTATCGGAAAAGCATCATTTACTGCTGAACAATTAAAAGAAAACTTTACTACAATCCTAAATGAAATGAGAAGAGTTAAACCTCAAACTGTTAAAGGTGATTACATCATTAACACAACAATTTCAACAACAATGGGTCCTGGAATTAAAGTAGAAATTAACTAA
- a CDS encoding alpha/beta hydrolase codes for MKKIDKYKYSAKTFFLTLFQFRTIIKNSRSYFLDYKKFCYTYYRDGFSEKGVEINSIQLYYDDLKNKGLNYLNDTFNESQIEEITLENEKGKISCLIARNQKSNKWVIGLHGWTENKYLALRLVHHFWKQGYNVLTFDGFAHGLSYGEKTDIGFSSIQMIEEIIIYLKNTEQAESIGLIGNSMGASTSVLFIQKSKLKSDVNWVIADCGFSNIKHQYRYYIENNLYHIEWWKIGFLFTHKFSKETKTPQRKFNLLKKMKKAKDTPVLFIHSKGDTFIPFEMSKLMYDKKIKFEKKVKSEIWTPNGSEHVNTIVTYNEEYITKALYFARKWE; via the coding sequence TTGAAAAAAATAGATAAATATAAGTATTCGGCAAAAACATTTTTTTTGACTCTTTTTCAATTCAGAACAATAATAAAAAATTCTAGATCTTATTTTTTAGATTATAAGAAGTTTTGCTACACATATTACCGCGATGGTTTTAGTGAAAAGGGAGTAGAAATCAATTCTATCCAGTTATACTATGATGATTTAAAAAATAAAGGTTTAAATTATTTAAATGATACTTTTAATGAAAGTCAAATTGAAGAAATTACTTTAGAAAATGAAAAAGGAAAAATTAGTTGCTTAATAGCAAGGAATCAAAAATCAAACAAATGAGTTATAGGTTTGCATGGATGAACTGAAAATAAATATTTAGCATTAAGGTTAGTTCATCATTTTTGAAAACAAGGTTATAATGTTTTGACTTTTGACGGTTTTGCGCATGGTTTAAGTTATGGAGAAAAAACTGATATAGGATTTTCGTCCATTCAAATGATAGAAGAAATAATAATTTATTTGAAAAATACTGAACAAGCAGAATCTATTGGTCTAATAGGTAATAGCATGGGTGCTTCTACAAGCGTATTGTTTATTCAAAAAAGCAAGCTAAAATCAGATGTTAATTGAGTAATTGCTGATTGTGGTTTTAGCAATATTAAGCATCAATATAGATACTACATAGAAAACAATTTATATCACATTGAATGATGAAAAATCGGTTTTTTATTTACACATAAATTTAGTAAGGAAACAAAAACACCACAAAGAAAATTTAATCTATTAAAAAAAATGAAAAAAGCAAAAGACACTCCAGTGCTATTTATACATTCTAAGGGAGATACATTTATACCATTTGAAATGAGTAAATTAATGTATGACAAAAAAATAAAATTTGAAAAAAAGGTTAAAAGCGAAATTTGAACGCCTAATGGTTCTGAACATGTAAATACAATAGTAACTTATAATGAAGAATACATTACAAAAGCATTATATTTTGCAAGAAAGTGAGAGTAA
- a CDS encoding APC family permease: protein MKLNRKYGFWTVLASTLAAIVGSSIIISFNMVFALAQANPLLMILAWVFGALIVLPDAFIVIEPSIGYGESGSGYSWIRKCNWRILAFWFGWVLILFVSATSLASCCSAMSSMITQILELDSKDFAVESLQKALAVFILVSLAGIQIMVKNSSKYTQIFFLFVKTLPIILVFILAIMYGSKEGLLSNSQMNSNLGHAYISSAMLIPAITYTGFAYSGHEFPTYITEEIENPKKTVPLVIISAVLIVLVIYVCYGIALLSLATPDSQGNWIDPNGTTSTIFAQHKWAVLTFNIFAIFLFVGSVNSLLFFQSRLIHKLSETGDVHTFFGKVHKKTNQPYTAIILLGCVAVFYILFSSISEIISSFALATSTLKILLNSAIIKLRLKDPEYKKIYGNKTFWILMILSLATCALTFIGSIYLMVIMPHQQTGASTFSILWKPILMVIIAFLVYLFGIFKFNNIKIK, encoded by the coding sequence ATGAAACTAAATAGAAAATATGGATTTTGAACAGTTCTAGCTTCAACATTAGCTGCAATTGTTGGATCAAGCATTATCATCTCATTTAACATGGTTTTTGCTCTTGCTCAAGCAAATCCGTTGTTGATGATACTAGCTTGGGTATTTGGAGCATTAATAGTTTTACCTGATGCATTTATAGTTATTGAACCATCAATTGGATATGGAGAAAGTGGGAGTGGATATAGTTGAATTAGAAAATGTAACTGAAGAATTTTGGCATTTTGGTTCGGATGAGTTTTAATTTTATTTGTTTCTGCTACTTCACTAGCAAGTTGTTGTTCCGCTATGAGTTCAATGATAACTCAAATTTTAGAATTGGATTCAAAAGATTTTGCTGTTGAAAGTTTACAAAAGGCTTTGGCTGTATTTATATTAGTATCTCTTGCAGGAATACAAATAATGGTTAAAAATAGTAGTAAATATACGCAAATATTTTTTCTATTCGTAAAAACTTTACCAATCATATTAGTATTTATACTAGCAATTATGTATGGTTCAAAAGAAGGTTTACTTTCAAATTCACAAATGAATAGTAATTTAGGGCATGCATATATATCCTCAGCGATGTTGATTCCTGCAATAACATACACAGGATTTGCATATTCGGGTCATGAATTTCCTACATATATTACTGAAGAAATTGAAAATCCTAAAAAAACAGTTCCATTAGTAATTATTAGTGCAGTGCTAATTGTACTTGTTATTTATGTTTGTTATGGTATTGCTCTTTTATCATTAGCAACACCAGATAGTCAAGGAAATTGAATTGATCCAAATGGAACAACATCAACAATTTTTGCTCAGCATAAATGAGCAGTGTTAACATTTAATATTTTTGCGATATTCTTATTTGTGGGATCTGTAAATTCTTTATTATTTTTTCAATCAAGATTAATACATAAATTATCTGAAACTGGAGATGTACACACTTTTTTTGGAAAAGTACACAAAAAAACAAATCAACCGTATACAGCTATTATATTACTTGGTTGCGTAGCAGTGTTTTATATTTTATTTAGTTCTATCTCAGAAATAATTTCTTCATTTGCACTTGCAACTAGTACTTTAAAAATTTTATTAAATTCAGCGATAATAAAATTGAGGTTAAAAGACCCTGAGTATAAAAAAATATATGGGAATAAAACGTTCTGAATACTAATGATTTTAAGTTTAGCAACTTGTGCTCTTACATTTATTGGTTCTATCTATTTAATGGTTATAATGCCGCACCAACAAACAGGAGCAAGCACATTTTCAATCTTATGAAAACCAATTTTAATGGTTATTATTGCTTTTTTAGTTTATTTATTTGGAATTTTTAAATTTAATAATATAAAAATTAAATAA
- a CDS encoding GNAT family N-acetyltransferase gives MKILFKKFDELTSKEAWEIFKNRSEVFNVEQEWLSCEIDENDLKATHLIIRNDENDLIAYLRIFEVDENNVTLGRVLTPQKFRGLGLGKILLENAVKWINENWPNKKLSISAQYRLLNFYRSFGFVEDSEIYDDEGIDHIKMVLKK, from the coding sequence ATGAAAATATTATTTAAAAAGTTTGATGAATTAACAAGTAAAGAAGCTTGAGAAATATTTAAAAATAGAAGCGAAGTTTTTAATGTTGAACAGGAATGATTATCATGTGAAATCGATGAAAATGATCTTAAGGCAACACACTTAATTATAAGAAATGATGAAAATGATCTTATCGCCTATTTAAGAATATTTGAAGTAGACGAAAATAATGTAACTTTAGGTAGAGTATTAACACCTCAAAAGTTCAGAGGTCTTGGATTAGGTAAAATTTTGTTAGAAAATGCAGTTAAATGAATTAATGAAAATTGACCTAACAAAAAATTAAGTATAAGCGCACAATATAGACTTTTAAATTTCTATAGAAGCTTTGGTTTTGTTGAAGACTCTGAAATTTATGACGATGAGGGGATAGACCATATTAAAATGGTTTTAAAAAAATAA